Proteins from one Deinococcus actinosclerus genomic window:
- the rpmD gene encoding 50S ribosomal protein L30, with protein MKITLKRSVIGRPGYQVKTVQALGLKKIGQTREVSDTPAVRGMVNTVKHLLEVQE; from the coding sequence GTGAAAATCACCCTGAAGCGCAGCGTCATCGGCCGCCCTGGTTACCAGGTGAAGACCGTCCAGGCGCTCGGCCTGAAGAAGATCGGCCAGACCCGCGAGGTCAGTGACACCCCCGCCGTGCGCGGTATGGTGAACACCGTCAAGCACCTGCTGGAGGTGCAAGAATGA
- the rpsE gene encoding 30S ribosomal protein S5, whose product MTSNRRNDRMDRESSEFEEKMLFVNRTSKTYQGGRRFRFAALVILGDRNGRVGMGIGKAKEVPVAIEKAKSIARKNMIQVPVENGTIPHDIVGVNSTSRVLLKPAGPGTGVIAGTVPRSIAELAGITNLLSKELGSRNKVNVAYAVFDGLKNLRTAKQVRALRGEAQPTGGAQ is encoded by the coding sequence TTGACTTCTAACCGACGTAACGACCGTATGGACCGCGAAAGCAGCGAATTCGAAGAGAAGATGCTGTTCGTCAACCGTACGAGCAAGACCTACCAGGGCGGCCGCCGCTTCCGCTTCGCTGCACTCGTGATCCTGGGCGACCGCAACGGCCGCGTGGGCATGGGCATCGGCAAGGCGAAAGAAGTGCCCGTGGCCATCGAGAAGGCCAAGAGCATCGCCCGCAAGAACATGATCCAGGTGCCCGTCGAGAACGGCACCATCCCCCACGACATCGTGGGTGTGAACAGCACCAGCCGCGTGCTGCTCAAGCCCGCAGGCCCCGGTACCGGCGTGATCGCGGGCACCGTGCCCCGCTCGATCGCCGAACTGGCCGGCATCACCAACCTGCTGTCCAAGGAACTGGGCAGCCGCAACAAGGTGAACGTCGCCTACGCCGTGTTCGACGGCCTGAAGAACCTCCGCACCGCCAAGCAGGTCCGTGCCCTGCGCGGCGAGGCGCAGCCCACCGGAGGCGCCCAGTGA
- the rplR gene encoding 50S ribosomal protein L18 has translation MAAQTTVRRKLRARRKVRQAAGDRLRLSVYRSSKHIYAQIIDDSKGVTVAAASSAAVKTGTKTDTATAVGKALAEAALAKGVKKVVFDRGQYRYHGRVKALADAAREGGLDF, from the coding sequence ATGGCTGCCCAGACGACCGTGCGCCGCAAGCTCCGCGCCCGCCGCAAAGTGCGGCAGGCCGCCGGAGATCGCCTGCGCCTCAGCGTGTACCGCTCCAGCAAGCACATCTACGCCCAGATCATCGACGACAGCAAAGGCGTCACCGTGGCTGCCGCCAGCAGCGCCGCTGTCAAGACGGGCACCAAGACCGACACCGCCACCGCCGTGGGCAAGGCCCTCGCGGAAGCCGCTCTGGCCAAGGGCGTCAAGAAGGTTGTTTTTGACCGTGGTCAGTACCGCTACCACGGACGCGTGAAAGCGCTCGCCGACGCGGCGCGGGAGGGTGGCCTTGACTTCTAA
- the rplF gene encoding 50S ribosomal protein L6: MSRIGKQPIAVPNGVTTTAQDGVFKVKGPKGELTVPYNTELTIKQDGDQLLVERPSDAQRHRALHGLTRTLVANAVKGVSEGYTINLELKGVGFRAKLAGKALELTIGYSHPVVIEPPAGVSFAVPEPTKIDVSGIDKQLVGQVAANVRKVRKPDAYHGKGVRFAGEKISLKAGKAGATGGKGKK; encoded by the coding sequence ATGTCCCGAATTGGCAAACAGCCCATCGCCGTCCCGAACGGCGTGACCACGACCGCTCAGGACGGCGTCTTCAAGGTCAAGGGCCCCAAAGGCGAACTTACCGTTCCCTACAACACCGAACTGACCATCAAGCAGGACGGCGACCAGCTGCTCGTCGAGCGTCCCAGCGACGCGCAGCGCCACCGCGCCCTGCACGGCCTGACCCGTACGCTCGTCGCCAACGCCGTCAAGGGCGTCAGCGAGGGCTACACCATCAACCTGGAGCTCAAGGGCGTCGGTTTCCGCGCCAAGCTTGCCGGGAAGGCCCTGGAACTGACCATCGGTTACAGCCACCCCGTCGTGATCGAGCCCCCGGCCGGCGTGAGCTTCGCCGTGCCCGAACCCACCAAGATCGACGTGAGCGGCATCGACAAGCAGCTCGTCGGTCAGGTGGCCGCGAACGTCCGTAAAGTCCGCAAGCCCGACGCCTACCACGGCAAGGGTGTGCGCTTCGCTGGTGAGAAAATCAGCCTCAAGGCCGGTAAGGCTGGCGCCACCGGCGGGAAAGGGAAGAAATAA
- the rpsH gene encoding 30S ribosomal protein S8, whose amino-acid sequence MLSDPIADMLTRIRNATRTHKETVDVPASKFKEQLAKLLVAEGYVASYERLLPEGQKFDVLRLTLKYGAKREQVIKHIERISRPGRRAYVSAENLPRVQRGLGLAVVSTSKGLLADRDARKQGVGGEVICVLW is encoded by the coding sequence ATGTTGAGTGATCCCATCGCCGATATGCTCACGCGCATCCGCAACGCGACGCGCACCCACAAGGAGACCGTGGACGTCCCGGCCTCCAAGTTCAAGGAGCAACTCGCCAAGCTGCTCGTGGCCGAAGGCTACGTCGCCAGCTACGAGCGCCTGCTGCCCGAAGGCCAGAAGTTCGACGTGCTGCGCCTGACCCTGAAGTACGGCGCCAAGCGTGAGCAGGTCATCAAGCACATCGAGCGCATCAGCCGCCCCGGCCGCCGCGCGTACGTGAGCGCCGAGAACCTGCCCCGCGTGCAGCGTGGCCTGGGCCTGGCCGTGGTCTCCACGAGCAAGGGCCTGCTGGCCGACCGCGACGCGCGCAAGCAGGGCGTCGGCGGCGAAGTCATCTGCGTTCTCTGGTAA
- a CDS encoding type Z 30S ribosomal protein S14: MANTSKVVKAARGHKFAVQNYNRCSRCGRARGYYRFFGLCRICIREMAHKGELPGVKKASW, translated from the coding sequence ATGGCTAACACCTCGAAAGTCGTCAAAGCTGCGCGCGGCCACAAGTTCGCCGTGCAGAACTACAACCGCTGCAGCCGCTGCGGTCGCGCCCGCGGGTACTACCGCTTCTTCGGCCTGTGCCGCATCTGCATCCGCGAGATGGCGCACAAGGGCGAACTGCCCGGCGTGAAGAAAGCCAGCTGGTAA
- the rplE gene encoding 50S ribosomal protein L5 → MQQLKTKYNEQVRPAMMQQFGYSSVMAVPRIEKIVVNEGLGSAKEDSKAIDKAAKELALITLQKPIVTKAKKSISNFKLRQGMPVGIKVTLRGERMFVFLEKLINIGLPRIRDFKGVNPNAFDGRGNYNLGIKEQLIFPEITYDMVDKVRGMDITIVTTAKTDEEARALLQAMGLPFRK, encoded by the coding sequence ATGCAGCAACTGAAAACCAAGTACAACGAGCAGGTCCGCCCTGCGATGATGCAGCAGTTCGGCTACTCCAGCGTGATGGCCGTGCCCCGCATCGAGAAGATCGTCGTCAACGAAGGCCTGGGCAGCGCCAAGGAAGACTCCAAAGCGATCGACAAGGCCGCCAAGGAACTGGCGCTGATCACCCTGCAAAAGCCCATCGTCACCAAGGCGAAAAAGAGCATCAGCAACTTCAAGCTGCGCCAGGGCATGCCCGTGGGCATCAAGGTCACGCTGCGCGGCGAGCGCATGTTCGTGTTCCTCGAAAAGCTGATCAACATCGGCCTGCCCCGCATCCGTGACTTCAAGGGCGTGAACCCCAACGCCTTCGACGGCCGCGGCAACTACAACCTGGGCATCAAAGAACAGCTGATCTTCCCCGAAATCACCTACGACATGGTCGACAAGGTGCGCGGCATGGACATCACCATCGTGACCACCGCGAAGACGGACGAAGAAGCCCGCGCGCTCCTGCAAGCCATGGGCCTGCCCTTCCGCAAATAA
- the rplX gene encoding 50S ribosomal protein L24, producing the protein MPRPSAGSHHNDKLHIKKGDTVIVLSGKHKGKTGKVLLALPRDQKVVVEGVNLVTKNVKPSPANPQGGQEQRELALHASKVSIVDPETGKATRIRKTIVDGKKVRVAVASGKNID; encoded by the coding sequence ATGCCCCGTCCCAGCGCTGGTAGCCACCACAACGACAAGCTGCACATCAAGAAGGGTGACACCGTCATCGTCCTGAGCGGCAAGCACAAGGGCAAGACCGGCAAAGTGCTGCTGGCCCTGCCCCGCGACCAGAAGGTCGTCGTGGAAGGCGTGAACCTCGTCACCAAGAACGTCAAGCCCAGCCCCGCCAACCCCCAGGGCGGCCAGGAACAGCGCGAGCTGGCCCTGCACGCCAGCAAGGTGTCCATCGTGGACCCCGAGACCGGCAAGGCGACCCGCATCCGCAAGACCATCGTGGACGGCAAGAAAGTCCGCGTGGCCGTCGCGAGCGGCAAGAACATCGACTGA
- the rplN gene encoding 50S ribosomal protein L14 translates to MIMPQSRLDVADNSGAREIMCIRVLNSGIGGKGLTTGGGGNKRYAHVGDIIVASVKDAAPRGTVKAGDVVKAVVVRTSHAIKRADGSTIRFDKNAAVIINNQGEPRGTRVFGPVARELRDRRFMKIVSLAPEVL, encoded by the coding sequence ATGATCATGCCCCAGTCCCGCCTCGACGTGGCGGACAACAGCGGCGCGCGCGAGATCATGTGCATCCGCGTGCTGAACAGCGGCATCGGCGGCAAGGGTCTCACCACCGGCGGCGGCGGCAACAAGCGCTACGCCCACGTGGGTGACATCATCGTCGCCTCCGTCAAGGACGCCGCCCCCCGCGGCACCGTCAAGGCCGGCGACGTCGTCAAGGCCGTGGTCGTGCGCACGTCACACGCCATCAAGCGTGCCGACGGCAGCACCATCCGCTTCGACAAGAACGCCGCCGTCATCATCAACAACCAGGGCGAGCCCCGCGGCACGCGCGTCTTCGGGCCGGTCGCCCGTGAACTCCGCGACCGCCGCTTCATGAAGATCGTGTCCCTGGCCCCGGAGGTGCTGTAA
- the rpsQ gene encoding 30S ribosomal protein S17, protein MKKTFTGVVVSDKADKTVSVKVERKFAHPLYGKVVTRSHKYAAHDENNEYKIGDRVEIIAVRPISKTKTWKVTKLVERPRGIETTAVETEGGNA, encoded by the coding sequence ATGAAGAAGACCTTTACCGGCGTCGTCGTCAGCGACAAGGCCGACAAGACCGTCAGCGTGAAGGTCGAGCGCAAGTTCGCTCACCCCCTGTACGGCAAGGTCGTGACCCGCAGCCACAAATACGCTGCGCACGACGAGAACAACGAGTACAAGATCGGTGACCGCGTCGAGATCATCGCCGTGCGCCCCATCAGCAAGACCAAGACCTGGAAGGTCACCAAGCTGGTCGAGCGTCCCCGCGGCATCGAAACCACCGCCGTGGAAACCGAAGGGGGTAACGCATGA
- the rpmC gene encoding 50S ribosomal protein L29 — MKLSDMRNLQAADFAKEIESRKKELMELRFQAAVGNLAQPHRVKQLRREVAQLNTVQAELSKGEQA; from the coding sequence ATGAAGCTCAGTGATATGCGTAACCTGCAGGCCGCCGATTTCGCCAAGGAAATCGAAAGCCGCAAGAAGGAACTGATGGAGCTGCGCTTCCAGGCGGCCGTGGGCAACCTCGCCCAGCCCCACCGCGTCAAGCAGCTCCGCCGTGAAGTGGCCCAGCTCAACACCGTCCAGGCCGAGCTGAGCAAAGGGGAGCAGGCATGA
- the rplP gene encoding 50S ribosomal protein L16 has protein sequence MLLPKRTKFRKQHRGRMTGDAKGGDYVAFGDFGMIALEPAWIKSNQIEACRIVMSRHFRRGGKIYIRIFPDKPVTKKPAETRMGKGKGAVEYWVSVVKPGRVMFEVSGVTEEQAKEAFRLAGHKLPIQTKMVKREVYDEAQ, from the coding sequence ATGCTTCTTCCCAAGCGCACCAAGTTCCGTAAACAGCACCGCGGCCGGATGACCGGTGACGCCAAGGGCGGCGACTACGTCGCGTTCGGCGACTTCGGCATGATCGCCCTCGAGCCCGCCTGGATCAAGAGCAACCAGATCGAAGCGTGCCGTATCGTCATGAGCCGCCACTTCCGCCGCGGCGGTAAGATCTACATCCGCATCTTCCCCGACAAGCCCGTCACCAAGAAGCCCGCCGAAACCCGAATGGGTAAAGGTAAAGGCGCCGTGGAGTACTGGGTCAGCGTCGTCAAGCCCGGCCGCGTGATGTTCGAAGTGTCCGGCGTGACCGAAGAGCAGGCCAAGGAAGCCTTCCGCCTGGCCGGTCACAAGCTGCCCATCCAGACCAAGATGGTGAAGCGCGAGGTCTACGATGAAGCTCAGTGA
- the rpsC gene encoding 30S ribosomal protein S3 has product MGNKINPNGFRLGITRTWNSRWYAGKKQYAGLLKEDEKIRKLVQRKLNAAGIARIEIERAGQQVNVIISAAKPGIVIGKGGESIKELRQDIERLVSAGTVAVNVAEIPNPNISAPLVALRIAEQIERRFAFRRAMKQAAQRVMESGARGVKIILSGRLGGAEQARTEMVREGRVPLHTLRADIDYGTARAETTYGSLGIKVMVFTGEVIGGKTETYARPQRRNDERRREDGDRPNRRRPAARRRPGGE; this is encoded by the coding sequence ATGGGTAACAAGATCAACCCGAACGGCTTCCGCCTGGGCATCACCCGCACGTGGAACAGCCGCTGGTACGCCGGCAAGAAGCAGTACGCCGGCCTGCTGAAAGAAGACGAGAAGATCCGCAAGCTCGTTCAGCGCAAACTGAACGCCGCCGGCATCGCGCGCATCGAGATCGAGCGCGCCGGCCAGCAGGTCAACGTGATCATCAGCGCCGCGAAACCCGGCATCGTGATCGGCAAGGGCGGCGAGTCCATCAAGGAACTCCGCCAGGACATCGAGCGCCTCGTGTCCGCCGGCACCGTCGCTGTGAACGTCGCCGAGATCCCCAACCCCAACATCAGCGCGCCCCTGGTCGCCCTGCGCATCGCCGAGCAGATCGAACGCCGCTTCGCGTTCCGCCGCGCCATGAAGCAGGCCGCCCAGCGCGTGATGGAATCCGGCGCCCGCGGTGTCAAGATCATCCTCTCCGGCCGCCTCGGCGGGGCCGAGCAGGCCCGCACCGAGATGGTCCGCGAAGGCCGCGTGCCCCTGCACACCCTGCGCGCCGACATCGACTACGGCACCGCCCGCGCCGAGACCACTTACGGCTCGCTGGGCATCAAGGTCATGGTCTTCACCGGTGAAGTCATCGGCGGCAAGACCGAAACCTACGCCCGTCCCCAGCGCCGCAACGACGAGCGCCGCCGCGAAGACGGCGATCGCCCCAACCGCCGCCGCCCCGCCGCGCGGCGCCGCCCCGGAGGTGAGTGA
- the rplV gene encoding 50S ribosomal protein L22, which yields MTAPEFRNKKQRKQQQKLRTPGKAVAKYVRISPRKVRLVVDVIRGKSVRDAEDLLRFIPRAASEPVAKVLNSAKHNALHNDEMLEDRLVITAAYVDAGPTLKRLIPRARGSANIIKKRTSHITIVVGEKGNK from the coding sequence ATGACCGCCCCTGAATTCCGCAACAAGAAGCAGCGCAAGCAGCAGCAGAAGCTGCGCACGCCCGGCAAGGCCGTCGCCAAGTACGTCCGCATCAGCCCCCGCAAGGTGCGTCTGGTCGTCGACGTGATCCGTGGCAAGAGCGTCCGTGACGCCGAAGACCTGCTGCGCTTCATCCCCCGCGCCGCCAGCGAACCCGTCGCGAAAGTCCTGAACAGCGCCAAGCACAACGCGCTGCACAACGACGAGATGCTCGAGGACCGCCTGGTCATCACCGCCGCGTACGTGGACGCCGGCCCCACCCTCAAGCGCCTGATCCCCCGCGCCCGTGGCAGCGCGAACATCATCAAGAAGCGCACCAGCCACATCACCATCGTCGTGGGCGAGAAGGGGAACAAGTAA
- the rpsS gene encoding 30S ribosomal protein S19: protein MPRSLKKGPFVDDHLLKKVDVQNEKKDKRVIKTWSRRSTIVPEMIGHTIAVHNGKQHVPVFVNEQMIGHKLGEFSPTRNYRGHGADKNAKGSKKK, encoded by the coding sequence ATGCCCCGTAGCCTCAAGAAAGGCCCGTTCGTGGATGACCACCTCCTGAAGAAGGTCGACGTCCAGAACGAAAAGAAGGACAAGCGCGTCATCAAGACCTGGAGCCGCCGCTCCACCATCGTTCCCGAAATGATCGGCCACACCATTGCCGTGCACAACGGCAAGCAGCACGTGCCCGTCTTCGTGAACGAGCAGATGATCGGCCACAAGCTCGGCGAATTCAGCCCCACCCGCAACTACCGCGGCCACGGCGCTGACAAGAACGCCAAGGGGAGCAAGAAGAAATGA
- the rplB gene encoding 50S ribosomal protein L2 gives MAVKKYRPYTPSRRHMTTADFSGLTKKRPEKALTEALPKTGGRNNRGRITSRFIGGGHKRLYRIIDFKRRDKAGVPAKVAAIEYDPNRSARIALLNYVDGEKRYVLAPEGLQVGAMVNSGPEAEPKLGNALPLRFVPVGAVVHSVELIPGKGAQLARSAGTSIQVQGKEGDYVILRLPSGELRRVHSECYATIGAVGNAEHKNINIGKAGRSRWLGRKPHQRGSAMNPVDHPHGGGEGRTGAGRVPVSPWGQPAKGLKTRKKRKNSDRFIITRRGGK, from the coding sequence ATGGCCGTCAAGAAATACCGTCCCTACACCCCCAGCCGTCGCCACATGACGACTGCGGACTTCAGCGGACTGACCAAAAAGCGCCCCGAAAAGGCGCTCACCGAGGCGCTCCCCAAGACCGGTGGCCGTAACAACCGTGGCCGCATCACCAGCCGCTTCATCGGCGGCGGTCACAAGCGCCTGTACCGCATCATCGACTTCAAGCGCCGCGACAAGGCCGGCGTGCCCGCCAAGGTCGCCGCGATCGAGTACGATCCCAACCGCAGCGCCCGCATCGCCCTGCTGAACTACGTCGACGGCGAGAAGCGCTACGTGCTCGCGCCCGAAGGCCTGCAGGTCGGCGCCATGGTGAACTCGGGCCCCGAAGCCGAACCCAAACTCGGCAACGCGCTGCCCCTGCGCTTCGTGCCCGTCGGTGCCGTCGTGCACAGCGTGGAACTGATCCCCGGTAAGGGCGCCCAGCTCGCCCGCAGCGCCGGCACCAGCATCCAGGTGCAGGGCAAGGAAGGCGACTACGTCATCCTGCGTCTGCCCAGCGGTGAACTGCGCCGCGTGCACAGCGAGTGCTACGCCACCATCGGTGCCGTCGGCAACGCCGAGCACAAGAACATCAACATCGGTAAGGCCGGCCGTAGCCGCTGGCTCGGGCGCAAGCCCCACCAGCGCGGTAGCGCCATGAACCCCGTGGATCACCCCCACGGCGGTGGTGAAGGCCGTACCGGCGCGGGCCGCGTGCCCGTCAGCCCCTGGGGCCAGCCCGCCAAGGGCCTGAAGACCCGCAAGAAGCGCAAGAACAGCGACCGCTTCATCATCACCCGCCGCGGCGGGAAGTAA
- a CDS encoding 50S ribosomal protein L23: protein MSHYDIIQAPVISEKAYAGMERGVYSFWVSPKATKTEIKGAIQKAFGVTVIGISTMNVPGKRKRVGRFIGHRADRKKAIVRLADGQTIAALEGQA from the coding sequence ATGAGCCACTACGACATCATCCAGGCCCCCGTGATCAGCGAGAAAGCCTACGCTGGCATGGAACGCGGCGTGTACTCCTTCTGGGTGAGCCCCAAAGCCACCAAGACCGAGATCAAGGGCGCCATCCAGAAAGCGTTCGGCGTGACCGTCATCGGTATCAGCACCATGAACGTCCCTGGCAAGCGCAAGCGCGTCGGCCGTTTCATCGGTCACCGCGCCGACCGCAAGAAGGCCATCGTGCGCCTCGCCGACGGCCAGACCATCGCCGCCCTTGAAGGCCAGGCCTAA
- the rplD gene encoding 50S ribosomal protein L4, translating to MAQINVIGKNGGRTIDLDLPEVNSGVLHDVVTWQLASRRRGTASTKTRAEVSKTGKKMYGQKGTGNARHGDRSVPSFVGGGVAFGPKPRNYGYTLPRKVRQLGLAMALASRQEAGKLIAVDGYDQDGKTKNFVAWAKENGMDGSERVLIVTDDAATRQAARNVAWATVLPVAGLNAYDILRHERLVIDAVVLEPAQEGEEA from the coding sequence ATGGCGCAGATCAACGTCATCGGCAAGAACGGGGGCCGTACCATCGACCTCGACCTGCCGGAAGTGAACAGCGGCGTCCTGCATGACGTCGTGACCTGGCAGCTCGCCAGCCGCCGCCGCGGCACGGCCAGCACCAAGACCCGCGCGGAAGTCAGCAAGACCGGCAAGAAAATGTACGGTCAGAAGGGCACCGGTAACGCCCGTCACGGCGACCGCAGCGTCCCCAGCTTCGTGGGCGGCGGCGTGGCCTTCGGCCCCAAGCCCCGCAACTACGGCTACACCCTGCCCCGCAAGGTCCGTCAGCTGGGTCTGGCCATGGCCCTGGCCTCCCGCCAGGAAGCCGGCAAGCTGATCGCCGTCGACGGTTACGACCAGGACGGCAAGACCAAGAACTTCGTCGCCTGGGCCAAAGAGAACGGCATGGACGGCAGCGAGCGCGTGCTCATCGTCACCGATGACGCCGCGACCCGCCAGGCCGCCCGTAACGTCGCCTGGGCCACCGTGCTGCCCGTCGCCGGCCTGAACGCCTACGACATCCTGCGCCACGAGCGCCTGGTGATTGACGCGGTCGTTCTTGAGCCCGCGCAGGAAGGGGAAGAGGCATGA
- the rplC gene encoding 50S ribosomal protein L3: MKGILGTKIGMTQIWKGDRAIPVTVVLAGPCPVVQRKTAASDGYEAVQIGYAPKREKSVNKPEAGHFKKAGVSPVRFLREFRDFSPEGDTVSIDIFAEGEKIDATGTSKGKGFQGVMKRWNFKGGPASHGSKKWHRRPGSIGQRKTPGRVYKGKRMAGHMGMERITVQNLEVVEIRADENIILVKGAIPGANGGLVVLRQAAKGGK, translated from the coding sequence ATGAAGGGCATCCTCGGCACCAAGATCGGCATGACCCAGATCTGGAAGGGCGACCGCGCCATTCCCGTGACCGTCGTGCTGGCTGGCCCCTGCCCCGTCGTGCAGCGCAAGACCGCTGCCAGCGACGGCTACGAGGCCGTGCAGATCGGCTACGCGCCCAAGCGCGAAAAGAGCGTCAACAAGCCCGAAGCCGGTCACTTCAAGAAGGCCGGGGTCAGCCCCGTGCGTTTCCTGCGTGAATTCCGCGACTTCAGCCCCGAAGGCGACACCGTCAGCATCGACATCTTCGCCGAAGGCGAGAAGATCGACGCGACCGGCACCAGCAAGGGTAAGGGCTTCCAGGGCGTCATGAAGCGCTGGAACTTCAAGGGCGGCCCCGCCAGCCACGGTTCCAAGAAGTGGCACCGCCGCCCCGGTTCGATCGGCCAGCGCAAGACGCCCGGCCGCGTGTACAAAGGCAAGCGCATGGCCGGCCACATGGGCATGGAGCGCATCACCGTCCAGAACCTCGAAGTGGTCGAGATCCGCGCTGACGAGAACATCATCCTGGTCAAGGGTGCAATCCCCGGCGCCAACGGTGGCCTCGTCGTGCTGCGTCAGGCTGCCAAGGGAGGCAAGTAA
- the rpsJ gene encoding 30S ribosomal protein S10, protein MVAPKIRIKLRGFDHKALDQSASKIVDTVRRTGADVSGPVPLPTRIRRFCVLRSPFVNKDSREHFEIRTHNRLVDIMNPTKKTIDSLMTLDLPTGVDIEIKTVGGRA, encoded by the coding sequence ATGGTTGCCCCCAAGATCCGTATCAAACTACGTGGCTTTGACCACAAGGCGCTGGATCAGTCCGCCAGCAAGATCGTGGACACCGTGCGCCGCACCGGCGCCGACGTGAGCGGCCCCGTGCCCCTCCCCACCCGCATCCGCCGCTTCTGCGTCCTGCGTTCCCCCTTCGTGAACAAGGACAGCCGTGAGCACTTCGAGATCCGCACCCACAACCGTCTGGTGGACATCATGAACCCCACCAAGAAGACCATCGACAGCCTTATGACCCTCGACCTGCCCACCGGCGTGGACATCGAGATCAAGACCGTCGGGGGCCGCGCATGA